Proteins from a single region of Strix aluco isolate bStrAlu1 chromosome 5, bStrAlu1.hap1, whole genome shotgun sequence:
- the DCP1B gene encoding mRNA-decapping enzyme 1B isoform X2: MVSIYGIWFYDKEECQRIAELMKNLTQQEQFKAQQGTGTGVSPMIMNSANNKEVDILRMLTKAKDEYTKCKTCSEPKQITSSSAIYNNPNLIKPIPVKPSENQHQRISQQSKNVDPEPQHLSLTALFGKQEKPDVSEPLNKQHQENLPVRQGVVRSLSYEEPSRHSPSAEKQLCPAIQKLMVRGTDLHPLAEFPENRLCENGSIHPVGETFTGLFQPVTSHGITTSHVVQDTAGTQSLLQKLQSQSGSVTKMDPGATGSVNSTASVFSRTPAVGAPATVNNLSQPPLVYFNGSLPGQTLESQTLSKEQSKLPRQPLSLSGNQAANSGVISPQELLKKLQIVQQEQQLHVSSRPTLAAKFPVVAQNTNTLKPLDSWIEKAPGTEKQSALFQVISPQRIPATVTPTLLMSPMVFTQSTPAPPKANESGRLAAANQEPAASSASLLLPLQTPEPSVVNSSSMTKMQLQETLLHLIQNDDNFLNIIYEAYLFSVRKAAMKKSM, from the exons TGTCCATATATGGGATTTGGTTTTATGATAAGGAAGAATGCCAAAGAATTGCAGAGCTCATGAAAAA CCTAACTCAGCAGGAACAATTCAAAGCACAGCAGGGCACGGGAACAGGAGTGTCCCCAATGATCATGAATTCTGCCAATAACAAAGAAGTGGATATCTTACGGATGCTTACTAAGGCCAAAGATGAGTATACCAAG TGTAAGACCTGTTCAGAGCCAAAACAAATAACCAGTTCCTCTGCAATCTATAACAACCCCAACCTAATCAAGCCAATTCCAGTGAAGCCTAGTGAAAATCAGCATCAACGAATATCTCAGCAAAGCAAG AACGTGGATCCTGAACCACAGCACTTGTCTTTGACAGCACTGtttggaaaacaagaaaagcCAGATGTCTCAGAACCACTTAATAAACAACATCAAGAGAATCTTCCTGTTAGGCAGGGTGTGGTACGTTCACTGTCCTACGAAGAACCTAGCAGGCATTCgccttctgcagagaaacagcttTGCCCTGCCATTCAGAAGCTTATGGTGCGTGGGACAGACCTTCATCCGCTTGCTGAGTTTCCTGAGAACCGACTCTGTGAAAATGGCAGTATCCATCCTGTGGGTGAGACTTTCACAGGACTCTTCCAACCTGTGACATCTCATGGTATCACAACATCTCATGTAGTTCAAGATACTGCTGGTACTCAGAGCTTATTACAGAAATTACAGAGTCAGTCAGGGTCAGTGACTAAAATGGACCCCGGTGCAACAGGATCTGTGAACTCGACAGCTTCTGTGTTCAGCCGGACTCCTGCTGTTGGAGCACCAGCAACAGTAAATAATCTGAGCCAGCCACCTTTGGTATATTTCAATGGTTCCCTACCAGGCCAGACTTTAGAGTCTCAGACACTTAGTAAAGAACAATCCAAACTTCCTAGACAGCCACTTTCTCTCTCTGGCAATCAAGCAGCCAATTCTGGGGTGATTTCACCTCAAGAGTTATTGAAAAAACTCCAGATAGTGCAACAAGAACAACAGTTGCATGTATCCAGCAGACCAACCTTGGCAGCTAAGTTTCCTGTTGTTGCTCAGAATACCAATACGCTGAAGCCACTGGATTCCTGGATAGAAAAGGCACCGGGTACGGAAAAGCAGAGCGCCCTCTTTCAG GTAATCTCACCTCAGCGCATTCCTGCCACTGTGACTCCTACCTTGTTGATGTCCCCAATGGTGTTCACTCAGTCCACACCTGCTCCACCAAAAGCCAATGAAAGTGGGCGGTTAGCAGCAGCAAACCAAGAACCTGCTGCTAGCTCAGCCAGCCTTCTCCTGCCACTGCAAACCCCAGAGCCATCCGTGGTCAACAGCAGCTCAATGACGAAGATGCAGCTGCAGGAAACACTTCTGCACCTGATCCAG